A region from the Lycium barbarum isolate Lr01 chromosome 8, ASM1917538v2, whole genome shotgun sequence genome encodes:
- the LOC132607810 gene encoding uncharacterized protein LOC132607810, producing MEKAYDRVSWSYLIKAKGFFHSTKGVKQGDPLSPGLFILSAEVLSRALNAEFDNVESIIFASVEGESLKKSMKILQDYEAISGFKRDQIPLKYLGSPIFHARRKNVYYNDLIKKVKKKLQNWKGKLLSFGGKTVLINSVL from the exons ATGGAAAAGGCCTATGATAGAGTATCTTGGTCATATTTGATAAAG GCCAAAGGATTTTTCCATTCAACCAAGGGTGTCAAACAAGGTGATCCACTTTCACCTGGACTTTTCATCTTATCAGCAGAGGTGTTATCAAGAGCTCTAAATGCAGAATTTGACAATGTTGA ATCTATAATATTTGCATCTGTAGAAGGAGAGTCATTGAAGAAAAGTATGAAGATTCTGCAGGATTATGAGGCAATTTCAG GCTTTAAAAGGGATCAGATTCCATTAAAGTATTTGGGATCCCCTATATTTCATGCAAGGAGGAAAAATGTATATTACAATGACCTTATCAAGAAGGTGAAAAAGAAGCTGCAAAATTGGAAAGGAAAATTGCTCTCTTTTGGTGGAAAAACAGTTCTTATCAATAGTGTGCTTTAG